A genomic stretch from Petrimonas mucosa includes:
- the purL gene encoding phosphoribosylformylglycinamidine synthase yields MITFFKTPSQSIIAVDAQCPIQDEHQNRLVWLFGNATPIAHPQLDGKFIGPRREMITPWSTCAVEIVQNMGIDYIVRVEEYFPAGEVPEYDPMLQRVYSGLDQHIFTVDKQPEPIVLIDDIGEYNQKEGLALSEDEIEYLNNVSRKLGRRLTDSEVFGFSQVNSEHCRHKIFNGKFVIDGEEMESSLFQLIKRTSEMNPNALISAYKDNVAFVQGPTIEQFAPASGDKPDFFETREIESVLSLKAETHNFPTTVEPFNGASTGTGGEIRDRLAGGRASLPLAGTAVYMTSYPRLEEGRDWEKVLPERRWLYQTPEQILIKASNGASDFGNKYGQPLICGSVLTFEHAENYRKFGYDKVIMLAGGVGFANKINAIKGHPQPGEKVIVMGGDNYRIGMGGGAVSSVNTGEYSSGIELNAVQRANPEMQKRVANVIRTLAESEENPIVSIHDHGAGGHLNCLSELVEKTGGRIDMDKLPIGDPTLSAKEIIGNESQERMGLLVPENDIERIRQIAERERAPFYVVGETTDDMKLTFRQADGQMPIDMELEDFFGKSPKTVMSDVTVEEGFSSPEYDENKLETYLENVLKLEAVACKDWLTNKVDRSVTGKVARQQCQGEIQLPLSDCGAVALDYRGYSGVATSIGHAPQVALIDPAAGSVAAIAEALTNIVFAPLKEGLQSVSLSANWMWPCRNEGEDARLYRAVEACSDFACELGINIPTGKDSLSMTQKYGDDKVLSPGTVIISAAAEVKNVRKIVSPVLAYIKGTYLYYIDFSFDTLRLGGSALLQTLGRIGDEAPTVSDVEYFKNAFAAVQELVNRGLIIAGHDISAGGMITAMLEMCFANPQGGLEARLDKIRHSDLIKILFAENPGVLIQVKHHHLVEKILNDYGVGFAIVARPIEDRKLIVEKGDFRKEFDIDALRDVWYRTSYLLDRKQSGETLAGERFKNYKQQPLQFNFLPTFTGKMRDLGLDPDRKERSGLTAAIIRDKGTNGEREMAYALYLAGFDVKDVHMTDLISGRETLEEVQFAVFCGGFSNSDVLGSSKGWAGGILYNEKARRAVENFYARPDTLSLGVCNGCQLLMELGLIYPELGENHPRMHHNRSHKFESAFVSVEIPDNRSVMLRSLAGTKLGIWVAHGEGRFSLPGEVSEYNIAAKYVYDGYPGNPNGSDHNAAAVCSADGRHLAMMPHLERTIFPWQNAWYPYEFRKHDVTPWMEAFVNAREWIKQHQD; encoded by the coding sequence ATGATCACTTTTTTTAAAACCCCTTCACAAAGTATTATTGCCGTAGATGCACAGTGCCCGATCCAGGATGAACACCAGAACCGTCTTGTTTGGTTGTTCGGTAACGCCACACCCATCGCTCATCCTCAACTGGACGGGAAATTCATTGGTCCACGCAGGGAAATGATCACTCCCTGGAGTACCTGTGCCGTTGAGATTGTGCAGAACATGGGGATCGATTATATCGTAAGAGTTGAAGAATATTTTCCTGCAGGCGAGGTGCCCGAATACGATCCGATGCTTCAGCGGGTGTACAGCGGACTCGACCAGCATATTTTCACTGTCGACAAGCAGCCCGAACCGATCGTCTTGATCGATGATATCGGAGAATATAACCAGAAAGAGGGACTTGCGCTAAGCGAAGATGAAATAGAGTATCTCAACAACGTGAGCAGGAAACTGGGCCGGAGACTGACAGATAGCGAGGTTTTCGGTTTTTCCCAGGTAAACTCGGAACATTGCCGGCACAAGATATTTAACGGAAAATTTGTGATTGACGGGGAAGAGATGGAGAGTTCCCTTTTTCAATTGATAAAGAGAACCTCCGAGATGAATCCCAATGCGTTGATATCGGCATACAAGGATAATGTGGCATTTGTACAGGGACCAACCATAGAGCAGTTTGCACCGGCAAGCGGCGATAAACCCGACTTCTTTGAAACCCGTGAGATTGAGAGTGTACTCTCGCTAAAAGCGGAAACCCACAACTTCCCCACAACAGTAGAACCGTTCAATGGAGCTTCTACCGGAACGGGAGGGGAGATACGCGACCGTCTTGCAGGAGGCCGTGCCTCGTTGCCATTGGCAGGTACGGCTGTCTACATGACCTCCTATCCCCGTCTGGAAGAGGGGCGCGATTGGGAGAAAGTTCTGCCGGAACGCCGATGGCTCTATCAGACTCCTGAGCAGATCCTGATCAAAGCCTCGAACGGAGCTTCCGATTTCGGGAACAAATATGGCCAACCGCTTATCTGCGGATCGGTGCTCACTTTTGAACATGCCGAGAATTACCGGAAGTTCGGTTACGACAAAGTGATCATGTTGGCCGGTGGCGTTGGCTTTGCCAACAAGATCAATGCAATAAAAGGCCATCCGCAGCCTGGTGAAAAGGTGATCGTGATGGGCGGCGACAACTACCGCATCGGAATGGGCGGCGGAGCCGTCTCATCGGTAAATACCGGTGAATATTCGTCGGGCATTGAACTGAACGCCGTACAACGCGCCAACCCCGAAATGCAGAAACGGGTGGCTAATGTTATCCGTACATTGGCCGAATCGGAGGAGAACCCTATTGTCTCCATCCACGACCATGGTGCGGGTGGACACTTGAACTGCCTCTCGGAGCTTGTGGAGAAAACCGGTGGAAGAATCGATATGGATAAGTTGCCGATAGGCGATCCAACCCTTTCTGCAAAGGAGATTATCGGTAACGAGAGCCAGGAAAGAATGGGACTGCTGGTTCCGGAAAATGACATTGAGCGTATCAGGCAGATTGCCGAACGGGAGAGGGCACCTTTCTACGTGGTGGGTGAAACCACTGACGACATGAAGTTGACTTTCCGGCAGGCCGACGGGCAAATGCCGATAGATATGGAACTGGAGGACTTCTTCGGCAAATCGCCCAAGACAGTAATGAGTGATGTTACTGTGGAAGAGGGTTTCTCTTCGCCCGAATATGATGAGAATAAGCTCGAAACCTATCTCGAGAATGTGCTCAAACTGGAGGCTGTTGCCTGTAAAGACTGGCTCACCAATAAGGTAGACCGATCTGTAACCGGAAAGGTGGCACGCCAGCAATGCCAGGGAGAAATTCAGCTCCCGTTGAGCGATTGCGGTGCAGTTGCCCTCGATTACAGGGGGTACAGCGGAGTGGCTACCTCTATCGGTCATGCTCCGCAGGTGGCTCTGATTGACCCAGCCGCGGGTTCGGTAGCTGCAATTGCAGAGGCGTTGACCAATATTGTTTTTGCTCCGCTGAAAGAGGGGTTGCAGAGTGTTTCCCTGAGTGCCAACTGGATGTGGCCCTGTCGCAACGAAGGGGAAGATGCCCGGTTGTATAGAGCCGTGGAGGCCTGTTCAGACTTTGCATGCGAACTGGGGATAAATATTCCTACCGGAAAGGATTCGCTCTCCATGACACAGAAATATGGTGATGACAAGGTGCTTTCGCCGGGAACGGTAATAATCTCCGCTGCGGCTGAGGTGAAGAATGTCCGGAAGATCGTCTCACCGGTCCTGGCCTATATCAAGGGAACCTATCTCTATTATATCGATTTTTCATTCGATACGTTACGCCTGGGAGGGTCGGCGCTTTTGCAGACATTGGGCCGGATTGGCGACGAAGCTCCGACGGTGAGCGATGTCGAGTATTTCAAGAACGCTTTCGCTGCGGTTCAGGAGCTGGTTAACCGCGGCTTGATCATTGCCGGTCATGATATCTCTGCCGGAGGAATGATTACCGCCATGCTCGAGATGTGTTTTGCGAATCCGCAGGGGGGTCTGGAAGCGAGGTTGGACAAGATCCGCCACTCCGATCTGATCAAGATCCTTTTTGCGGAGAATCCGGGTGTGCTCATTCAGGTGAAGCACCACCACCTGGTAGAGAAAATCTTGAACGATTATGGCGTTGGATTTGCCATTGTTGCCCGCCCCATCGAGGATCGCAAGTTGATTGTCGAAAAGGGAGATTTCAGAAAGGAATTTGATATCGATGCCCTTCGGGATGTATGGTATCGCACGTCATATCTGTTGGATCGGAAGCAGAGTGGTGAAACATTGGCCGGGGAGCGATTTAAAAATTACAAGCAACAGCCGTTGCAATTCAATTTCCTGCCCACCTTTACCGGAAAGATGCGCGACCTGGGATTAGATCCGGACAGAAAGGAGCGCTCGGGATTGACGGCTGCCATCATTCGCGACAAAGGCACAAATGGTGAGCGTGAGATGGCATATGCGCTTTATCTTGCCGGATTCGACGTAAAGGATGTCCATATGACAGATCTGATATCGGGTCGAGAAACATTGGAAGAGGTGCAGTTTGCCGTTTTCTGTGGGGGATTCTCAAATTCAGATGTTTTGGGTTCATCAAAAGGTTGGGCTGGAGGGATTCTCTATAACGAGAAAGCCCGTAGGGCGGTTGAGAATTTTTACGCACGCCCCGATACATTGAGTCTGGGGGTTTGTAACGGTTGCCAGTTACTGATGGAGCTGGGCCTGATCTACCCCGAACTGGGTGAAAACCACCCGAGGATGCATCATAACCGTTCGCACAAATTTGAATCGGCTTTCGTCAGTGTGGAAATTCCTGACAACCGTTCGGTGATGTTGAGATCGCTAGCTGGAACGAAGCTCGGCATCTGGGTTGCACATGGTGAAGGAAGGTTCAGCTTGCCCGGAGAGGTGTCGGAATACAATATTGCTGCAAAATATGTTTATGACGGATATCCGGGAAATCCTAACGGATCGGACCATAATGCCGCGGCTGTATGCTCGGCAGATGGTCGCCATCTTGCCATGATGCCCCATTTGGAGCGTACTATATTCCCGTGGCAGAACGCATGGTATCCCTATGAATTCAGGAAGCACGACGTTACCCCCTGGATGGAGGCATTTGTCAATGCTAGGGAGTGGATAAAGCAGCATCAGGATTGA
- a CDS encoding metallophosphoesterase family protein: MRKIGLLSDTHNVWDEKYETYFAGCDEIWHAGDIGSLELAGKFEALKPFRAVYGNIDDWPTRRAYPETLRFTVEEVEVLMTHIGGYPGKYDPKIRAQLYSRPPKLFICGHSHILKVIYDKNLNCLHMNPGAAGKYGFHRVRTLLRFTLDRGDIRDLEVIEIGRHG; encoded by the coding sequence ATGAGAAAGATTGGCCTGCTATCCGACACGCATAATGTGTGGGATGAAAAATATGAGACCTATTTTGCCGGGTGTGACGAGATCTGGCATGCCGGGGATATCGGCTCCCTGGAGCTTGCGGGAAAGTTCGAAGCCCTCAAGCCGTTCCGGGCGGTATACGGGAATATCGACGACTGGCCTACGCGGAGAGCCTACCCGGAAACCTTACGGTTTACGGTGGAGGAGGTAGAGGTGCTGATGACCCATATCGGGGGATATCCCGGAAAATATGATCCGAAGATTCGTGCCCAGCTATATTCACGGCCTCCCAAACTGTTTATTTGCGGGCACTCCCATATACTGAAAGTGATCTATGACAAGAATCTGAACTGTCTGCATATGAATCCCGGTGCGGCTGGAAAATATGGTTTTCATCGGGTGCGGACACTGCTGAGATTCACGTTGGATCGAGGAGATATCCGCGACCTGGAGGTCATTGAGATCGGGAGACACGGTTGA
- the ppk1 gene encoding polyphosphate kinase 1 — translation MPYRYFKRDISWLSFNLRVLLEATDESLPVYERIKFLSIYSSNLEEFYKVRVSGYHSSILKSVSRDESEEEALQTLLEINNEVTEQEKAYYRIFNEMILPELRNNGIILYQTEKVEPFHRTYVENYFNEEVFPYLQPMIILKDDIHSFIQDGCIYLVVSLQKKKKKKTPGSSSYTYAMMKIPNTNVPRFVELPSFGGNHYLIFIDDLIKANLQSVFPGYEIIDCYSIKISRDADFSLDKEDQKNIAERILRKVRKRKIGAVTRFQYDKEMPDYFLKYLCEAYEIEEEELLPSGRYLNLSDLIKLPNPVGEQLRQPLPHLLRVPELEANTSILRVLRRQDVLLHFPYQSFDYLLRFLLQAAFDPKVREIKVTQYRVAENSAVINSLISAAKNGKKVTVFVELKARFDEENNYLSSELMQQAGIKIIYSLPGLKVHAKLAYVRKRSNDPDVPLKGYAYLGTGNFNEKTARIYSDEGLLTSDKEIISDIDEVFRVLEGKPNMHDFKHLLVTQFNMVPAILQMIDREIALTREGGEGYIILKMNSLEDREMINALYRASEAGVKVDLIVRGICCLVPNQPYSKNIRITRIVDTYLEHARIWYFRNGGNETIYLSSADWMERNLHRRIEVAFPVYSEPLKRQIIDILKIQLSDNRSAVWVDEHLNNLFKRETASPDEPPVRAQQAIYDYLKSTTGQ, via the coding sequence ATGCCTTACAGATACTTTAAACGAGATATAAGCTGGCTGTCATTTAATCTCCGCGTATTGCTGGAAGCAACGGATGAGTCGCTTCCGGTTTACGAACGGATTAAATTCCTGTCGATCTACTCTTCCAACCTGGAGGAGTTCTACAAGGTCCGCGTATCGGGGTACCACAGTTCAATATTGAAGAGCGTCAGCCGTGACGAATCGGAAGAGGAGGCATTGCAAACACTACTGGAGATCAATAATGAAGTCACGGAGCAGGAGAAAGCCTACTATCGTATTTTCAACGAAATGATTCTGCCGGAGTTGCGAAACAACGGCATCATCCTCTACCAGACCGAAAAGGTTGAACCGTTCCACCGGACATACGTGGAGAACTATTTCAACGAGGAGGTATTCCCCTATCTGCAACCGATGATTATACTGAAGGACGATATCCACTCTTTTATACAGGATGGATGCATCTATCTGGTGGTAAGCCTGCAGAAGAAAAAGAAAAAGAAGACCCCTGGCAGTTCCTCCTATACCTACGCCATGATGAAGATCCCCAATACAAATGTACCGCGGTTTGTGGAGCTACCTTCTTTTGGCGGGAACCATTATCTCATCTTTATCGACGACCTGATCAAGGCAAATCTGCAGAGCGTCTTTCCCGGCTATGAAATTATTGATTGTTACAGCATCAAGATATCACGCGATGCAGACTTTTCTCTAGACAAGGAGGATCAGAAGAATATTGCCGAACGGATTCTTCGCAAGGTCCGCAAACGCAAAATAGGGGCAGTAACCCGTTTCCAATACGACAAGGAGATGCCCGATTACTTTCTGAAGTATCTCTGCGAAGCGTATGAGATCGAGGAGGAGGAGCTGCTCCCCTCTGGACGGTACCTGAACCTCTCCGATCTGATAAAACTGCCCAATCCGGTAGGAGAACAGCTACGCCAACCGCTACCGCACCTGTTGCGGGTCCCCGAACTGGAAGCCAACACCTCCATCCTTCGTGTATTGCGTCGACAGGATGTGCTGTTGCATTTCCCGTACCAGTCGTTCGACTACCTGCTCCGCTTCCTGCTTCAGGCAGCATTTGACCCGAAAGTAAGGGAGATTAAGGTAACCCAGTATCGTGTGGCGGAAAACTCGGCTGTAATCAACAGCCTGATCAGTGCAGCCAAGAACGGGAAAAAAGTAACCGTTTTCGTTGAATTGAAAGCCCGCTTCGATGAAGAGAACAACTATCTCTCCTCAGAACTGATGCAGCAGGCGGGAATAAAGATCATCTACAGTCTGCCGGGACTAAAAGTGCACGCCAAACTGGCCTATGTGAGAAAACGGAGCAACGATCCTGATGTTCCGCTTAAGGGATATGCCTATCTGGGCACGGGCAACTTTAACGAGAAGACTGCCCGTATCTACTCAGATGAGGGGTTGCTCACATCCGACAAGGAGATCATCAGCGATATCGACGAAGTATTCCGGGTTCTTGAAGGCAAACCCAACATGCACGATTTCAAGCACCTGCTGGTCACCCAGTTCAACATGGTTCCGGCAATCCTGCAGATGATCGACCGGGAGATCGCTCTGACCAGGGAAGGCGGCGAAGGGTATATCATACTGAAGATGAACAGCCTTGAGGACAGGGAGATGATCAATGCGCTTTATCGTGCCAGCGAAGCGGGCGTAAAGGTTGATCTGATCGTGCGCGGCATCTGCTGCCTGGTGCCCAACCAGCCATACAGCAAAAATATCCGGATAACGCGTATCGTGGATACCTATCTGGAACATGCCCGTATATGGTACTTTAGGAATGGAGGCAATGAGACGATTTATCTCTCTTCGGCCGACTGGATGGAACGAAACCTGCACCGCCGCATTGAGGTCGCTTTTCCGGTTTATTCCGAACCGCTGAAACGGCAGATTATCGACATTCTGAAGATACAACTTTCAGATAACCGGAGTGCCGTGTGGGTCGATGAGCACCTGAACAACCTTTTCAAAAGGGAGACGGCATCACCTGACGAGCCGCCAGTAAGGGCGCAACAGGCGATTTACGACTACCTGAAGTCTACTACCGGACAATAG
- a CDS encoding ammonium transporter has translation MNEKNSKRRYTVPFIVIAAVAVLALIPLKSSTTFSELEVSHADTAWMLMAAALVFLMTPGLAFFYGGMVRYKNLVSTLIQSFITLGIISVVWVLVGFSLAFGDSLGGFIGNPLSFFMFKDVGFQPNPAFSATIPFALFAVFQLKFAIITPALITGGVAERIRFSSLLVFIVLFSLFIYAPLAHWTWHPEGFLRKWGVLDFAGGTVVHISAGFAALSGAIFLKKRKESGNDNPTNIPYILLGTGLLWFGWFGFNAGSALAADELAVKAFLNTNLASAMAMVTWMLTDGARGKKRSAVGAAVGAVVGLVAITPAAGFVTVGQSIFIGFAASLVSYFAMRLKSRSSIDDTLDVFPCHGIGGITGMILTGLFAEEVGLIHGDPTIFLYHLLALVIVSLFTFGGSFLLYKLTDLILPMRVTETQEARGLDITQHGEVATDVPSSL, from the coding sequence ATGAACGAGAAAAACTCCAAAAGAAGGTACACGGTACCATTTATTGTAATTGCTGCGGTAGCGGTTTTGGCCCTGATTCCGCTTAAAAGTTCCACCACATTCTCCGAGTTGGAGGTTAGTCATGCAGACACGGCATGGATGCTGATGGCCGCCGCACTTGTATTTCTGATGACACCGGGATTGGCCTTCTTTTACGGGGGGATGGTCCGGTACAAGAACCTTGTTTCAACGCTTATTCAAAGTTTCATCACATTAGGCATCATTAGTGTTGTCTGGGTTTTGGTAGGATTCAGCCTTGCTTTCGGGGATAGTCTGGGCGGTTTCATCGGAAACCCTCTTTCGTTTTTCATGTTTAAGGATGTGGGTTTTCAGCCTAACCCCGCCTTTTCTGCAACCATTCCATTTGCACTTTTTGCTGTCTTTCAGCTCAAGTTTGCCATTATTACTCCTGCCCTCATCACGGGTGGTGTAGCCGAAAGAATCCGTTTCTCGTCGTTATTGGTCTTTATCGTCCTATTCTCTCTTTTTATTTACGCCCCGTTGGCACACTGGACATGGCATCCCGAAGGTTTTCTTCGCAAGTGGGGTGTACTTGATTTCGCAGGCGGTACCGTAGTGCACATCTCTGCCGGTTTTGCGGCCCTTTCAGGTGCCATATTCCTGAAAAAGAGGAAGGAGAGTGGCAACGATAATCCCACTAACATTCCCTATATCCTGCTTGGAACAGGTTTGCTATGGTTCGGTTGGTTCGGGTTTAATGCCGGATCGGCACTAGCAGCCGACGAGCTTGCCGTAAAGGCATTTCTAAATACGAACTTGGCATCTGCAATGGCCATGGTGACCTGGATGCTCACCGACGGAGCAAGAGGGAAAAAACGATCTGCAGTGGGTGCTGCAGTAGGGGCAGTGGTCGGCCTGGTTGCCATCACGCCGGCCGCCGGTTTTGTGACGGTGGGGCAGAGCATTTTCATCGGTTTCGCGGCATCGCTGGTAAGCTATTTTGCAATGCGCCTGAAGTCGCGAAGCAGCATCGACGATACACTGGATGTTTTCCCCTGCCACGGGATTGGAGGCATCACCGGGATGATTCTTACTGGTCTTTTTGCTGAAGAGGTAGGTCTGATACATGGTGATCCGACCATTTTCCTGTATCACCTGCTGGCATTGGTTATTGTTAGTCTCTTTACTTTTGGCGGCTCATTTCTGTTGTACAAGCTTACCGACCTGATTCTTCCGATGCGTGTAACTGAAACGCAGGAGGCTCGAGGGCTTGATATCACACAACATGGAGAAGTTGCAACTGATGTTCCTTCGAGTTTATAG
- a CDS encoding peptidylprolyl isomerase: protein MATLQKIRDKGVLLVAIIGIALLAFILGDLLTSGNTLFAKSRDKAFVVNGQVISTKEYADRITEWENFQKMISGQTSLDENMSQQIREAVYDQMVRERMLDNEAAKLGLAVSKAEINDLVHGETISPLLQQLPFFVDPQTGRFDRDGLVQFLATVNSPVGSLLPEERAVVEQYRSMWLFIENMIKYQRLQEKYTSLLTNAVMVNDVEAKTTFELSQQNADMAYVMKSYFSLPDSTVTVSDKEVKSFYEKNKNLFRLDVPMAKISYFTKEIVPSDADFAEVEAQANEAYQKLLEATNPAPVVADYSDVPFRDVYLAANSLTEGQKSFVESATVSDIKGPVREGNSYTIYKLLDKTVAPDSVRLRMMAVPDASLAGQDSIITHFVDSVFNEIQGGKSFAEVANSLNPQSNGGDVGWAREIDLVQVSAEVVKAAFSAPVGKAFKVKVPGQQLILQVEERTAPVQKYKIATIVMPVVVSEKTSNNVDNELNQFVSDPEVGKKFNELATEKGYFVMPDTRVSANDFSLMQIPGSRQVVTWAVNEKKPGTVRKFDMTNMRIVARLDHVYPAGVAPLQEVASGIRTRLINDKKAEKIIADLTAKNLTTLEDYAEEMQTTVDTVKFVNFTTRNISGLGFEPVLNALSAFAPLNTVSSPVKGNMGVYVVNVTDRTQGVETFDSQAQKNLMQSNNAYMLQIQSMEILKNKLKVEDNRYVFF from the coding sequence ATGGCTACACTTCAGAAGATTAGGGATAAGGGCGTACTGTTGGTCGCTATTATTGGTATTGCGTTGCTCGCATTTATTTTGGGGGATCTGCTTACTTCGGGAAACACACTTTTTGCAAAATCACGCGATAAGGCTTTTGTCGTTAACGGACAAGTAATTTCCACCAAGGAGTATGCTGACAGGATTACCGAGTGGGAGAATTTTCAAAAAATGATCAGTGGGCAGACCTCGCTCGATGAGAATATGTCCCAGCAGATCAGAGAAGCCGTGTATGACCAGATGGTACGTGAACGGATGCTTGACAATGAGGCAGCAAAACTTGGATTGGCTGTCTCTAAAGCCGAGATCAACGACCTGGTACACGGTGAGACGATATCTCCTTTGTTGCAACAGCTTCCGTTCTTTGTTGATCCGCAAACCGGCAGATTCGACAGGGATGGACTGGTACAGTTTCTTGCTACTGTAAACTCACCGGTGGGGTCGCTTCTCCCTGAAGAGAGAGCTGTTGTTGAGCAATACAGATCGATGTGGTTGTTTATCGAAAACATGATCAAGTATCAACGCCTGCAGGAGAAGTATACCTCATTGCTTACCAATGCCGTGATGGTGAACGATGTTGAAGCGAAAACCACATTCGAGCTGTCGCAACAGAATGCAGATATGGCTTATGTGATGAAGAGCTATTTCTCCCTACCCGACTCGACGGTTACCGTATCGGACAAGGAAGTGAAATCGTTTTACGAAAAGAATAAAAACCTCTTCCGGTTGGATGTGCCCATGGCGAAGATCTCCTATTTTACAAAGGAGATTGTTCCAAGTGATGCCGATTTTGCCGAAGTTGAAGCTCAGGCCAACGAAGCATATCAAAAACTGCTGGAGGCCACAAATCCGGCACCCGTGGTTGCCGATTATTCCGACGTGCCGTTCAGGGATGTCTATCTTGCTGCAAATTCACTGACTGAAGGACAGAAGTCGTTTGTAGAGTCTGCAACCGTTTCAGATATCAAAGGTCCGGTCCGCGAAGGAAATAGCTATACGATCTACAAACTGCTGGACAAAACGGTCGCTCCCGACTCGGTACGTCTCAGGATGATGGCTGTTCCGGATGCTTCACTGGCAGGACAGGATAGCATCATTACCCATTTCGTGGATAGTGTATTCAATGAGATACAGGGCGGCAAGTCTTTTGCCGAGGTCGCAAACAGCCTGAATCCGCAATCGAACGGCGGTGATGTAGGTTGGGCCCGCGAGATCGATCTGGTACAGGTTAGTGCCGAGGTGGTGAAAGCTGCATTCAGCGCCCCTGTAGGTAAAGCTTTCAAGGTAAAGGTACCCGGCCAACAGCTGATCCTGCAAGTTGAGGAACGTACCGCACCGGTCCAGAAATACAAGATTGCCACTATTGTCATGCCGGTCGTAGTGAGCGAAAAGACATCCAACAACGTGGATAACGAACTCAACCAGTTTGTTTCAGACCCGGAAGTGGGCAAGAAATTCAATGAACTGGCCACTGAGAAAGGATATTTTGTCATGCCCGACACTCGTGTTTCGGCTAACGACTTTTCGTTGATGCAGATACCCGGTTCGCGTCAGGTGGTCACCTGGGCTGTAAACGAGAAAAAACCGGGAACAGTCAGGAAGTTCGATATGACCAACATGCGCATAGTTGCACGTCTCGACCATGTTTACCCGGCAGGTGTGGCTCCTTTGCAAGAGGTGGCTTCGGGCATTCGTACCCGATTGATCAACGACAAGAAGGCAGAGAAGATCATCGCCGATCTGACCGCCAAGAACCTGACCACTCTGGAAGATTATGCCGAAGAGATGCAGACGACTGTCGATACCGTAAAGTTTGTCAACTTTACTACGAGAAATATTTCGGGGCTGGGATTTGAACCCGTACTGAACGCCTTGTCGGCATTTGCTCCGTTGAACACGGTTTCATCGCCAGTAAAGGGAAATATGGGTGTATACGTTGTAAATGTAACGGATAGAACGCAAGGAGTGGAAACATTCGATAGCCAGGCCCAAAAGAATCTGATGCAAAGCAATAATGCATACATGCTTCAGATCCAGTCGATGGAGATACTTAAAAATAAACTGAAAGTGGAAGATAACCGTTACGTGTTCTTCTAA
- a CDS encoding hemolysin family protein, producing the protein MSVSSLISYWLILLFLSLFFSGMETVFLASDRLRFAMTQKKRGLFNLMLNTVYGHPRHFLATLIFGNLTVLVFFVFISSLIAIPFIRQYVTESRWLICLLVVGATSLVILICSEFIPRAVLAGKANLWIRILILPAFVFYLLLFPVVTLVVFLSRAVLTFFGIRSDSANEGVLGRQELDSYVRKGFEDISGDQEVDSEVKIFRNALDFSSMRVRDCMVPRADIVAIKRDEDIEKLKELFVESGISRILVYGEDIDDILGYIHVWEMFNAPVDWTQRITPASFVPESMPASKLMNDLMQQRKSIAVVVDEFGGTSGVVTMEDLVEEIFGDIEDEYDSKVRFVKQVSDSEYILSGRVEIDRLNEDYGFGIPESESYSTVAGYLLHHMQRFPKTYETIIIGRYTFKILKVTARKIEVVRLTIS; encoded by the coding sequence ATGTCTGTTTCATCGCTAATATCCTACTGGCTGATTTTACTATTCCTCTCACTCTTTTTTTCGGGTATGGAAACGGTTTTTCTTGCGTCGGACAGGTTGCGGTTTGCGATGACGCAAAAGAAGAGAGGCCTTTTCAACCTGATGCTGAATACTGTCTATGGTCATCCACGACACTTCCTGGCCACTTTGATATTTGGAAATCTTACCGTACTGGTATTTTTCGTGTTCATTTCATCGTTGATAGCCATACCCTTTATCAGACAGTATGTTACGGAAAGCAGATGGTTGATATGCCTGCTTGTAGTTGGCGCAACCTCCCTGGTTATTCTCATCTGCAGCGAGTTTATCCCCCGTGCCGTTCTTGCAGGAAAAGCCAATTTATGGATAAGGATATTGATTCTCCCCGCATTTGTTTTCTACCTGTTGCTTTTTCCTGTTGTTACATTGGTCGTTTTCCTTTCGCGTGCTGTTTTGACTTTTTTCGGCATCAGATCAGATAGTGCCAATGAGGGAGTCTTGGGGCGACAGGAGTTGGATTCGTACGTGAGAAAAGGGTTCGAAGATATTTCGGGCGATCAGGAGGTGGACTCCGAAGTGAAGATTTTCAGAAACGCTCTCGATTTTTCCTCCATGCGGGTACGCGATTGCATGGTGCCCAGGGCAGATATCGTGGCCATAAAGAGAGATGAGGATATCGAGAAGCTGAAAGAACTCTTTGTCGAGAGTGGCATCTCCAGGATCCTGGTATATGGTGAGGATATTGATGACATTTTGGGATACATACACGTTTGGGAAATGTTCAATGCTCCCGTCGACTGGACCCAGCGGATCACACCCGCGTCGTTCGTACCCGAGAGCATGCCGGCAAGTAAATTGATGAACGACCTGATGCAGCAACGAAAGAGTATTGCCGTCGTGGTGGACGAGTTTGGGGGGACATCGGGTGTTGTCACCATGGAAGACCTGGTAGAAGAGATTTTTGGCGATATCGAGGATGAGTATGACAGCAAGGTCCGCTTTGTGAAGCAGGTGAGCGACAGCGAGTATATTCTCTCGGGGAGGGTGGAGATAGACAGGTTGAACGAAGATTACGGATTTGGAATTCCAGAGTCGGAGAGCTATTCTACAGTCGCCGGCTACCTGTTGCATCACATGCAGCGTTTCCCAAAAACCTATGAAACAATAATCATCGGGAGGTATACATTCAAGATATTGAAGGTTACTGCCAGGAAAATCGAAGTGGTCAGATTGACGATAAGTTAA